Proteins encoded by one window of Dreissena polymorpha isolate Duluth1 chromosome 11, UMN_Dpol_1.0, whole genome shotgun sequence:
- the LOC127849971 gene encoding uncharacterized protein LOC127849971 — MEIIKNNKGGQKLCYQGYCYTKKAKSAVSQRWECDQRGSQKCLATTDLELVKSVTEHTHDADMFKVSALKVRVSAGTLETLKKTARKRKRQDTPAEPKSASDIPIPLPDEYRKTLTFDNESAARILIFASEDGLRLLDNADTWFLDGTHSSAPSQFQQLFILRVPLGETYQTAVYALLPSKEQSTYEEFFTRVLDSCLSRDVRPIPSRLVADYEIAIHNAMRATLSSNIQVQGCFYHLTQSTCRRIQSEGLQRLYREDSNVRHFCGMLDGLAFLPVADVKEGMQVLQESIPDGLESLFEYFDSTYVNGTYSHQVYKRRCGDGGG; from the exons ATGGAGATCATCAAGAACAACAAGGGTGGGCAGAAGTTGTGTTACCAGGGGTACTGCTACACGAAGAAAGCAAAGTCAGCGGTTAGCCAGCGTTGGGAGTGTGACCAACGGGGTTCACAGAAATGCCTTGCTACCACTGATCTAGAG CTAGTGAAGTCAGTGACAGAGCACACCCATGACGCCGACATGTTCAAGGTCAGTGCGCTGAAG GTTAGGGTGTCTGCTGGAACGCTTGAGACCTTGAAAAAGACGGCTCGGAAGAGAAAGCGACAGGACACCCCAGCAGAGCCCAAGAGTGCGTCAGACATCCCAATTCCGTTGCCCGACGAGTATCGGAAGACCCTTACCTTTGACAACGAGTCTGCAGCGCGCATTCTAATATTTGCCTCAGAGGATGGTCTTCGCCTCCTAGACAATGCCGACACCTGGTTCCTCGATGGCACCCACTCGTCAG CTCCATCGCAGTTCCAGCAGCTGTTCATCCTTCGCGTTCCCTTAGGCGAGACTTACCAGACTGCTGTCTACGCCCTGCTTCCATCGAAGGAACAGTCCACATATGAGGAATTCTTCACGAGAGTGCTGGATTCTTGCCTATCGAGGGACGTACGCCCAATACCGTCCCGTCTCGTGGCAGATTACGAGATAGCCATTCACAACGCCATGAGAGCTACACTTTCGTCCAATATACAGGTCCAG GGCTGCTTCTACCACCTCACACAGTCGACCTGTCGCCGGATCCAGAGTGAGGGGCTTCAACGGCTGTACAGAGAAGACAGCAATGTCAGACACTTCTGCGGCATGCTTGACGGACTGGCATTCCTTCCCGTGGCGGACGTCAAGGAGGGGATGCAGGTGCTACAGGAGTCCATCCCAGACGGGCTTGAGAGCTTGTTCGAGTACTTCGACTCGACTTACGTAAATGGAACTTACAG CCATCAAGTGTATAAAAGGCGATGCGGCGATGGTGGAGGCTGA